The following is a genomic window from Hymenobacter chitinivorans DSM 11115.
CGCTCGAAGATCTTCTTGAGCTTGAGGGCGTGGTTGTTGCCAATCTTCTTCATGTCGATGACGTCGTAGCGCAGCACCGTCACGCGGGAGCCCTGCACCTCAATCACGGCGTAGCCCATAATCTGGGTGCCGGGGTCGACGCCCATGATAATTTTGGGGAGAAGGTCCTGGGAAGCGGCGTGGGGCAGAAGCATAGGTAGGAGAGGAGGCGAAGACGGAACAAGAGCAGCAGGGCCGTTGCTGTTTTCATCGGTAACTTGCCGAAACTAATCACCACGCCGCCGTTTTGCCCCCGCCCAACTTACAAAACTACGTCCAAAACCCGGAACCACCGGCACCTTCCCGGCGCCGGCTGCTGGTTATTGGTGGCAAGCTGCTCATTACGGCCCTCACCCTGGGGCTGCTCTACAACTCGGTGTACGCCGACGGGGCCACGGCCGCGGCCTGGCGCAAGCTGCTTAGCACCACGCTCAGCGGCTCGGGCCGGGGACCGGTGCTGGCCGCCCTGGCCCTGGTGCCCGTCAATTGGGGCCTGGAAGCCTGGAAGTGGTGGCGCCTGGCCCGGCACCTGGAGCCCGTCTCGTTCCGGCGCTGCTTCCGGGCGGTGCTCGTGGGCCTCACTCTGGGCTTCGTGACTCCCAACCGGGTGGGCGACTACGCCGGCCGCATCATCGAGCTCAAAAGCCGCCGCCTCGATGCGCTGGGCGCGGTGTTTCTGGGCCGCTACTGCCAATTGGTGGCTACGGTGGTGGCCGGCACGGGGGGCCTGCTCTACTTTCTGCTCACGTTTTACCTGAAGGGCTACCCCTCCGCCGGTCTGGGCCTAGTGGTGGCTACCCTCCTGATTAACGCCGGGGTGATTCTGCCGCTCTACCGCTCCCGCCTGCTGCTCACGGCCCTGACGGTGGTTCGGCCCCTGCGGCGGTTCCGGCGGTTTCTGGCCGTGATGCCCACCTACCCGGCCCGGGCCCTGCACTGGATTCTGGCCCTCTCGATGCTGCGCTACGCGGTGTTCTGCTTGCAATTCGGGCTGCTGCTCTGGGCCTACGGGGCTTCGCCGCCGGTGGGGCCGGGGCTGGCGGCCATTGCCGGCACGTTTCTACTCAAGTCGTTGGTGCCCTCGCTCAACGCCCTGGCCGACGTGGGCGTGCGGGAACTATCGGCCACCCACCTGTTTGGCCTGCTCCACGAGCCGGCCCTGCCCGTGCTCAGCGCCAGTCTGAGCTTGTGGGTCATCAACATTGCCCTGCCCAGCGCCGCCGGCCTGCTGTTCGTGCTGCGCCTGAAGGTGTTTCGCAAGAAGGACCTGGCCCCCAAAACCCCGCAGCCATGAGTACGCCGTGGCTGGGAGGGGCGCTACTGGTGCTGCCCGCCGTGTACGCGGCACTGATGCTGGGTTTGCGCCGGGGCTGGGAGGCCTTGCCTACAGTAGAGCCGGCCGTAACGCCCTCCACCGCGCCGCCCGCCGCCGAAGGTCCGCTGTTTTCCGTCCTCATTGCCGCCCGCAACGAAGCCGATAACCTGCCGGGCCTGCTGCACGATTTGACCCTCCAAAGCCTGCCGCCCGGCCGCTTCGAGGTGCTCCTGGCCGACGACCATTCTACCGACGCCACCGCCCGCCTTGTGGCCGAAGCGGCCCGGCACTGCCCGTTTCCGCTGCGGCTGGTGGCGCTCCGGGAATTGCCCGGCGCCGGAACCGGCAAGAAAGCCGCCCTGCAAGCCGCCCTGCACCACGCCCGGGCCCCCTGGGTAGTGTGCACCGATGCCGACTGCCGCTTCGGCCCCGACTGGCTCAGTACCTATGCCGCCCTGGTGACCACCGACGCCGCGGTGCGCTTCATCAGCGGCCCGGTGCTCCTGACGGGGCCCAATACGGCCTGGCAGCAACTCATGGGCCTCGAATTCGCCGGGCTGGTGGGCGTGGGGGCGGCCGGCATCGGGCGGCAAAGCCCTACCATGTGCAACGGGGCCAACCTGGCCTACCAGCGCGCCGCCTTCACGGCCGTGCAGGGCTTCGCCGGCAACGAGCACCTGGCCAGCGGCGACGACGAGTTCCTGCTCCACAAGCTGCACGCGGCCTTTCCCGGCAGCATCCGCTTCCTCCGCAGCCCCACCGCCCTGGTGTCCACGGCCGCCCCGGCCACGCTGGGCGCCTTGCTCCGGCAGCGGGTGCGCTGGGCCAGCAAGTGGCGGCACTACCGGCACCTGGCCTCCCAGCAGTTGGCCGTGCTGGTGCTCGGGGCCAATGTGGCCTTGTTCCTGGGCTTGCTGCTGACTATGCTCCTGCCCGCTCTCGGGCCCTGGACCCTGGCCGCCTGGGCCCTGAAGCTGGGCGCCGACTGGTGGTTTCTGACCCCGGTACTGCGCTTCCTGGGCCGCCCGCAGTGGCGGCGGTGGCTGCCGGTGCTCCAGCTGCTCTACGCACCGTATGCCCTGGCTACGGGGTTGCTGGGCCTGCGCGGGAGCTACGTGTGGAAAGGGCGGCACCTATAATTACTTGTTGATTGAATTACGGAAGGGTGGAACTTGTGATTTATGCTATAAAATATTTGATATTTATAATTTAGTATCTCATTTGTATGATATTGCCCCTATATTTTTGGCTATTGAGTTTCTATCGACGTTTGGAATGCTCTTGAAAAAATAATCTATATCACTTGTTTAATATATATGTTATGTCTATAGAGTGGTTATATACCATTTTCCAATTTTATATTTTTGGGAGAATAAGTGAATGTATCTTATAGATAGTTAGGGAGAAGTATTCTCTTCATAAGGTATAGTATTTCCCTTATTACCTACTGATTAATTGCAGCCGGTGCCGAACCTGCTGGACTCAATACTTTTATCTCTTCTTATGCCCAAACCGTTACTGATCCGCCAATGGCTGCTGGCTACCAGAATTCTTTCTGTTCTGCTGCTTTCATATTTTTCATTAGAAGCTAAGGCCCAAGGTAATGTGCCTGACGCGGTAGAGGTTGAAGCTCTTCGGGACTTCTATTTAGCCACGGATGGTGACCATTGGACTAATCATACAGGCTGGCCTTCTAGTAGCGAATGGAATGATCCCAAGCGTCCGGCATTCACTAGCCTGGATTTTAAAAATTGGTATGGGATCAATGTTACCTGGGGGGATGTATATTATCTAAGTCTGCCCTCCAACAATCTAGTAGGCCAGCTACCAGCCTCTCTAACTGACCTTACCAGTATCTGGAACCTGCAATTAAGTGGTAATGCCCTTACTGGCAGCTTACCGGATAATTTGGAGCGCTTCCAAGGCATTGCTTACTTTGATCTGTCTAACAATCAGTTCTCAGGAAGTATACCTGCTTCAATTGGGCAAATGAGCCCAGCGTATGGTATTAAGATAAATAATAATCAGCTCAGCGGTACGATACCTGCATCCA
Proteins encoded in this region:
- a CDS encoding lysylphosphatidylglycerol synthase transmembrane domain-containing protein, with translation MPPPNLQNYVQNPEPPAPSRRRLLVIGGKLLITALTLGLLYNSVYADGATAAAWRKLLSTTLSGSGRGPVLAALALVPVNWGLEAWKWWRLARHLEPVSFRRCFRAVLVGLTLGFVTPNRVGDYAGRIIELKSRRLDALGAVFLGRYCQLVATVVAGTGGLLYFLLTFYLKGYPSAGLGLVVATLLINAGVILPLYRSRLLLTALTVVRPLRRFRRFLAVMPTYPARALHWILALSMLRYAVFCLQFGLLLWAYGASPPVGPGLAAIAGTFLLKSLVPSLNALADVGVRELSATHLFGLLHEPALPVLSASLSLWVINIALPSAAGLLFVLRLKVFRKKDLAPKTPQP
- a CDS encoding glycosyltransferase, with product MSTPWLGGALLVLPAVYAALMLGLRRGWEALPTVEPAVTPSTAPPAAEGPLFSVLIAARNEADNLPGLLHDLTLQSLPPGRFEVLLADDHSTDATARLVAEAARHCPFPLRLVALRELPGAGTGKKAALQAALHHARAPWVVCTDADCRFGPDWLSTYAALVTTDAAVRFISGPVLLTGPNTAWQQLMGLEFAGLVGVGAAGIGRQSPTMCNGANLAYQRAAFTAVQGFAGNEHLASGDDEFLLHKLHAAFPGSIRFLRSPTALVSTAAPATLGALLRQRVRWASKWRHYRHLASQQLAVLVLGANVALFLGLLLTMLLPALGPWTLAAWALKLGADWWFLTPVLRFLGRPQWRRWLPVLQLLYAPYALATGLLGLRGSYVWKGRHL